A genomic region of Vitis vinifera cultivar Pinot Noir 40024 chromosome 7, ASM3070453v1 contains the following coding sequences:
- the LOC104878165 gene encoding uncharacterized protein LOC104878165, with translation MGLQCLDSNTDLLDMSVSPLKESRSRYFYGSSWHNPMIGSSESSLMRDAIMSVEEMKIRGELEVDIERDLEEEIKDGIYHLALRLHRLYQHQKERNAREFLLHDESGEKGKILSEVNIIIRMDGGTKIEIKETKKEAPERSRTRASATQVTRGMPLPADTKKFDSAKSFRQTGASPGVATNKKISNSSYQARMSYDRNLKLENAKRNKGNGSGDHNLLQLGWRI, from the exons ATGGGGCTGCAGTGCCTTGACTCCAATACTGATTTACTAG ATATGTCTGTCTCTCCATTGAAGGAGTCTCGGAGTAGATATTTTTATGGCAGTTCCTGGCATAACCCTATG ATTGGTTCCAGTGAAAGCAGCCTGATGAGGGACGCTATCATGTCGGTGGAGGAGATGAAGATCCGGGGAGAGCTTGAGGTGGATATAGAGAGAGACTTGGAGGAAGAGATCAAAGATGGTATATACCATCTTGCTCTTCGACTGCACCGCCTTTACCAGCACCAGAAGGAAAGAAATGCCAGAGAATTTCTACTACATGATGAATCAGGAGAAAAGGGGAAAATACTTTCTGAGGTTAACATAATTATTAGAATGGATGGAGGAACCAAAATCGAAATCAAAGAGACGAAGAAGGAAGCTCCAGAAAGGAGTAGAACTCGGGCTTCTGCAACACAAGTTACCCGAGGAATGCCGCTGCCTGCTGACACCAAGAAATTTGATTCGGCCAAGTCTTTCAGGCAGACGGGAGCTAGTCCTGGGGTTGCTACGAATAAGAAAATCAGTAACAGCTCATATCAGGCTAGAATGTCTTATGATCGTAACCTCAAACTTGAGAATGCCAAGAGAAATAAGGGGAATGGAAGTGGAGACCACAATTTACTTCAACTTGGATGGAGAATCTGA